A genomic region of Macrobrachium nipponense isolate FS-2020 chromosome 40, ASM1510439v2, whole genome shotgun sequence contains the following coding sequences:
- the LOC135211856 gene encoding transmembrane protein 43 homolog (The sequence of the model RefSeq protein was modified relative to this genomic sequence to represent the inferred CDS: added 32 bases not found in genome assembly), whose product MYRGRHMQQQPENSGGRTTIGRTMQYVRRPVGDQVRESLPAVIIGVVLILVGSGLLFWNEGRAVQTSRSLDEGYNSVVRVQSSSAVLEENNGKLVHVWGPISVLPLLTDDYYGVEISAIRLKRRVQMYQWIEEESSLRPEDTPEMPSDTSYSYSFAWRDKVVDSSAFNIPWGHENPTTIPVPTIVQTAENAKVGEYYLSPAIKESFVDFAAFSGDEQPEGGDVKLHGGMYYITQDIYNPDIGDLRIQFYFAGRAGEVVSIIGQQIGETLHPFVTSTGRELLIVHSGKRTVEEMFSSEHAQNRFLTWSLRLGGWFIMFLGLICVSNIVHSLVVCSPLLRDVVALGLGSANLTLSMSTSLVIIGGAWCIYRPGLALLILVVAALPFIRAAAKHQGSLGQTRRSNGYRSSTED is encoded by the exons TGAAAATTCAGGAGGCCGTACCACAATAGGACGCACAATGCAGTATGTACGGCGACCTGTTGGTGACCAGGTCCGGGAATCACTCCCAGCAGTAATTATTGGAGTGGTGCTCATATTAGTTGGGAGTGGCCTCCTCTTCTGGAATGAG GGCCGCGCTGTTCAGACATCTCGCAGTCTAGATGAAGGTTATAATTCAGTTGTTCGAGTACAGAGTTCATCAGCAGTTTTAGAAGAAAATAATGGTAAG CTAGTTCATGTATGGGGACCCATATCTGTCTTGCCCCTGCTCACAGATGATTATTATGGCGTGGAAATAAGTGCCATTAGACTAAAACGTAGAGTTCAGATGTATCAGTGGATTGAGGAAGAGTCATCCTT GAGACCCGAAGATACTCCAGAAATGCCGTCAGACACATCGTATAGCTATTCATTTGCATGGCGTGATAAGGTGGTAGACAGCTCAGCATTCAACATTCCATGGGGCCACGAGAACCCAAC GACTATACCGGTGCCAACAATTGTGCAGACAGCAGAGAATGCAAAAGTTGGTGAATATTACTTGAGTCCAGCTATTAAAGAGAGTTTTGTGGATTTCGCTGCCTTTTCGGGAGATGAGCAACCGGAGGGAGGGGATGTGAAGCTGCATGGAGGAATGTATTATATCACTCAGGATATTTATAATCCCGATATCGGCGATCTtagaattcagttttattttgcagGCAGAGCTGGAGAAGTG GTGAGCATTATTGGGCAGCAGATTGGTGAGACACTGCATCCATTTGTCACAAGCACTGGAAGGGAATTGTTGATCGTCCATTCGGGTAAACGCACGGTGGAAGAAATGTTCTCGTCAGAGCACGCACAGAATCGGTTTTTGACCTGGAGCTTGCGACTAGGTGGATGGTTCATCATGTTTCTTGGATTGATATGTGTTTCGAATATTGTTCACTCATTAG ttgTATGCTCTCCACTTTTAAGGGACGTTGTAGCTCTGGGCCTGGGATCGGCAAATTTGACATTGAGTATGTCTACCTCCCTCGTAATCATAGGAGGAGCTTGGTGTATATACAGGCCTGGTCTCGCTCTTCTGATTCTTGTTGTAGCAGCGCTGCCTTTCATCCGAGCAGCAGCAAAGCATCAGGGTTCCTTAGGCCAAACAAGAAGATCTAATGGGTACAGAAGCAGTACTGAAGACTAG